In Microcoleus sp. FACHB-672, the genomic stretch CTTTCTCTCTACTGTTTTATTAACTTTTGAATGAAGCTTTTGGCTACACAAAATCGTTTCGCCAATTCCCGTTGCGATATTTCTTCATTCTCATACACTTGGATTATTTTTTCCCGCAAGTCCAGTGAGTAGGCTTTCATCTTTACACCCTCAACAGCTCCCCATTACTGTACCTCTGTTATTCGAGAAACGCTATATTTACACCTTTTCCCGCCCGGAACAGCTCGACTTGATTTTAGTGCCGCCGCAAGGTTTACCCATTCACAAAAGTGTGTCGGCTGCCAAAGGGGATATATTATTGCAGAAACTTAAAACTTTTCGAGAAGAAATCACTAATCCCCTGCTACGACGAAACCAGAACTATAAGCAATCGGCTATTCAACTTTATCAGTGGATTGTTGCTCCCTTAGAACACGATTTGCAAGCGCTGGAAATTGACACGCTTGTGTTTGCAATGGATGCGGGTTTACGCTCGTTGCCGTTGGCGGCTTTATATGATGGAGAGCAATTTTTGGTAGAGAAATATAATCTGGGATTGATTCCTTCGGTGAATTTAACCCATATGAATTATAGCAGCTTGAAAGAAGCACAAGTTTTGGCAATGGGAATCAGTGAATTTAAAGAATTCTCTGAACTGCCGGCAGTGCCGGTGGAAATCAAAACTGTGACTTCTCTGCGACAGGGCGAGATATTACTCAATCCCGACTTTACTTTTAACAATCTAAAATCACGCCGACAGGCAAAACTTTACCAGATATTGCATTTTGCAACTCACGCTGATTTTCAACCGGGTGAAGCAAAAAATTCCTACATTCAATTATGGGATAGCCAATTATCTTTTGATCAGTTGCGAGAATTGAAATGGAATGATCCGCTTGTTGAACTGTTAGTTTTAAGCGCCTGCCGCACAGCGCTGGGAGATGAACAGGTAGAGCTAGGATTTGCAGGTCTCGCTGTCCGAACCGGGGTTAAATCTGCGATAGCAAGTCTATGGTATGTCAGCGATGAAGGCACATTGGGGTTGATGAGTGAATTTTACAAACACCTCAATGAGTTTCCAACTAAAGCTGAAGCATTGCGGCGAGCGCAAATTGCCATGCTCAAAGGTGAGGTGCGGAGAGAACAGAACCGATTGTTGCTTAATTCTGGAGAAGAAATTGCCTTGCCTCCCCAACCAGGAAACTTTAAAGAGCCTATGTTTTCCCATCCGTTTTACTGGGCGGGATTCACTCTCGTAGGGAATCCCTGGTAAGAGAAAACACTGAATCTGTTAGTTAAAAATTTTCGGAGAAGGGGCGTACCCCTACTGACAGCAGAGCACGGTAGTTGTAAGATTGGCAAGATTAAGCGCCACTTCCAGGCGATTTGCCAAACTATTCCATCAGCACAGCATCAGCAAAGCCATGTCTAAAGCATTCTTCAACCTCTCTGACTTGCTCTCTGAGTTGAATGTGGATGGCAGTAAAGGCTTTGTGCTGAAGGGGAATGTGGGAGACAAAGCCGGCATTTCAGTCAGCAATGCCGGCGATATCAACGGTGATGGCATTGATGACGTGATTGTAGGAGCTTATCACGCTGACCCCAACGGCAACTTCGATGTCGGCAGCAGTTATGTGGTGTTTGGCAGCACAAACGGATTTGCAGCAACGCTGAACCTGTCAGACTTAGACGGCAGCAACGGCTTTGCGCTATACGGAGCTGCTGTAGAGGACTTTTCGGGCTACTCGGTCAGCAATGCCGGCGATATCAACGGCGATGGCATTGATGACTTAATTGTGGGAGCCAATAGAGCTGACCCTAATGGCAACTTCTATGCCGGCAGTAGTTATGTGGTATTTGGCAGCAGGAACGGATTTGCAGCGTCGCTGAACCTGTCAGACTTAGACGGCAGCAACGGCTTTGCCCTGCACGGAGCTGCTCAATCGGACCATTCGGGCATCTCGGTCAGCAATGCGGGGGATATCAACGGCGATGGCATTGCTGACTTGATTGTGGGTGCTAATCAAGCCGACATCAACGGTAACTACGATGTCGGCAGCAGTTATGTGGTGTTTGGCAGCAGAAACGGATTTGCAGCAACGCTGAACCTGTCAGACTTAGACGGCAGCAACGGCTTTGCGATATACGGCTCTGCTGCAGGGGACTATTCAGGCGAAAGTGTCAGCGCTGCGGGGGATATCAACGGCGACGGCATTGATGACTTAGTTGTGGGAGCCAAGAGAGCTGACTATAACGGCAACTTTGATGTCGGCAGCAGCTATGTGGTGTTTGGCAGCAGCAACGGATTTGCTGCAACGCTGAACCTGTCAGACTTAGACGGCAGCAACGGCTTTGCCCTGCACGGAGCTGATAACTATGACTTATTGGGCGAGAGTGTCAGTGCTGCGGGGGATATCAACGGCGATAGCATTGATGACTTAATTGTGGGGGCAACCGCCAACTCGAACCGCTCTGGCGGCAATTATGTAGTGTTTGGTAGCAGAAACAGATTTGCCCCGTCGCTGAACCTGTCAGACTTAGATGGTAGCAACGGCTTTGCATTATTCTCCGGAATTGGTGAATTTAATTATCCGGGCGAAAGTGTCAGCGCTGCGGGGGATATCAACGGCGATGGCATTGATGACGTAATTGTGGGTACAGGTGGAGCCAACCCCAACGGCCACTATGCTGCCGGCAGTAGTTATGTAGTGTTTGGCAGCAGAAACGGATTTGCCCCGTTGCTGAACCTGTCCGACTTAGATGGCAGCAACGGTTTTGCCCTTCACGGTGTGAAAGCCGGTGACGCTTCCGGTGGCAGTGTCAGTGCTGCGGGGGATATCAACGGCGATAGCATTGATGACTTGATTGTGGGTGCTACGGGTGCCGGCGACGGTACAGACAATAGCGCCGGCGGCAGTTATGTTATATTCGGCAACCAACGACCTACTCTCGACCTCAACGGGGTGGATGCCGGCATCGACTACACTACCAACTTCACTGCCGGTACTGCGGTTGCGATCGCTAACCTTGCCACCCTCACTGACAACAACCCTTCTCTGGTAGGGGCAAGTGTCACCCTTACTAACCCCCTCGACGGCATCGCCGAAACCCTTTCTGCCAATACTGCCGGTACTGGGATCACCGCAACCTATGACAGCGCCACCGGCATTCTCACCTTAGCCGGTAACGACACAATCGCTAATTACCAACAAGTTTTACGCTCCATAACCTACAACAACACCGCCGCTTTACGCAACACAACCCCGCGAACCATTCAATGTGTCGTCGATGACGGACAAGCGCACAGCAACACTAATATTGTCGCCACGACTACCCTCGCCGTCACCCCGGCTGCGGATCTTGCCCTCACGCAAACTGTGGATAAAGCCACCCCAGTTTCCGGTGAACTGATTACTTATATGTTGACGGTTTCTAATGCCGGCCCTAACACGCTCAACAGTCTCAGCCTGACTGATATTATCCCAGCCGGCCTACTCAACCCTAGCTATATCTCTAGTGCCGGTGTGTATGACTCTACAACCGGCGTTTGGACAGGATTGAATTTAGCTGCCGGAGAAAACCTGACTCTCAATGTTGTCGGGAGGGTAGATCCCAACACCGGCACTCTCACGAATACGGCTTCTGTTGCGCCTCCTGCCGGCTACGTCGATGGGAATGCCGGTAACAACACCGCCACGACTACCCTTAACGTCATTCCCACGCTCTCTATCAGCGACGTAACGCTCACCGAAGGAAATACCGACACTGTTAATGCCACCTTTACTGTCAACCTCTCCGCCGCCAGCAACCAAATTGTTACCGCCAACTGGACTACCGCCAACGGCACTGCCATTGCAGGAGAAGATTACACCGCCGCTTCTGGCAATGTAACTTTTGCACGCGGAGAAACGGAAAAAACGCTCACGGTTGCCGTCACCGACGACTTTGTCGTGGAAGCGAGTGAAACGTTTTTTGTTAACCTTTCCAACCCTAGCAACACTGCCATTGCCGATATTCAAGGCATTGCGACGATCACAGATAATGATGCTGCCGGCATCACGGTTTCTGCGATATCGGGCAATACATCTGAAGCCGGTGATGGTGCAACGTTTAGCGTTGTTCTCAATAGCCAACCCACTGCCGGTGTTACCTTCACTCTCACCAGTTTCGACGCCAGGGAAACCACTGTCTCCCCCACCACTCTCACTTTCACCTCTGAAAACTGGAACCTCCCCCAAATAGTAACAATAGCGGGAGTTGATGATGCTATTGCTGATGGAAATACCGTCTCTACAATTGTCACCGAGCCGGCAACCAGTGCTGATCCGAAATATAATGCGTTCAATCCTGAAGATATCTCTATCACCAACCTCGACAATGACAGCGCTCGTGTTTTAATTACAGAATCTGGAAGCAGCACCAATCTCACAGAAGGGGGAAGCTCTGATAGTTACACGGTCGTTTTAACGACTCAACCGACTACTATTGTTACCCTAAATTTATTTGCAGATTCTCAACTGAATATTTCTACAAATTCCCTAACGTTTACTCCTGAAAATTGGCAGGTTCCCCAAAGCATCAACCTTGAAGCGATAGACTATTTGGTGGAAGAAGGCAACCACACCGGCACCATCACTCACACTATCACCAGTGACGATCTCAACTACAGCAATTTAACGCTTCCTGATCTGGTTGCCACTATCACTGATAAGGACAGGCCGGCGATTTCTATTTTGCCAACCGGCAGCAGTCCGGATGTGACTGAAGGCGGCAATCTTAATAGTTATTCTGTAGTTTTAACAACTCCACCTAAAGCCGATGTTACGATTAATGTCGTTACAGATAATCAAACGACAGCGACGCCATCCTTAACCTTTACTCCTGACAATTGGAATGTGCCGCAAACCGTGAATGTTGCGGCAGTAGATGACGAACAACAAATAAAAGGAAGCCACACCAGTATCCTTCGCCACAATGTCAGTAGTAGCGATGTTGATTACAATGGCCTCACCATTTCAGATGTTACTGTAACTGTGACGGATAACGATTTTACCTCGCCTGCCGGCACTGCCGGGATTCGTATCATCCCGCCAGCAGGTAGTGTGGAGGTGCTTGAAGGGTTCGGCGAGGATGTCTATAAAGTCGTCTTAGAAAGCCGTCCTACTGCCGAGGTGACGCTGACTATTACTGCCGGCTCTCAAGTTAAACCTAACGTTCAAACCCTCACTTTTAACCCAGAAAATTGGAATATCGGGCAAACAGTGACGGTGGCTGCAGTTGAGGATGCTGTCGTAGAAAACTTTCACAACAGCATTCTTAAATACACTGCAAACAGTCTTGATAAAAATTATAATTTGTTGTCTCACAATCTTACTATTAATATTAGCGATAACGACAATCCTGGACTCGTTAAAAACCTCTTAGAAAGTGCAAAAGAAGCTGGGATGGAGAAGGACGATAACCTCACAGGGTCAACCAGAAAAGACGTACTATACGGACGCGCCGGCAACGATTTGCTCAAGGGCAATGAGGACGATGATATCATCTACGGCGGCAGTGGTAGTGACGGAATTGCCGGCACAGATGGAAATGATCGCCTGTTTGGTGGAGACGGTGTGGATATGATTGAGGGAGGTGCCGGTGACGATTTTGTCTATGCCGATTTAGGAAGTGATCGGGTGCGCGGTGGCAGCGGCAATGATTGGTTATCGGGGGAAGGGGGAAATGATTTTCTCAGTGGGGATGCCGGCGTGAATACGCTCACAGGTGGCCTAGGCAATGATGCGTTTGCTATCAGTTTAGAAGGTGGCGAGCCTACAATTGAGCGAGCAGATATTATCACTGATTTTATCAATGATCAAGATATAATTTTCTTAACCGGCCCTTTGACATTTCAACGGTTGCACATTTTTCAAGGCAGTGGCGATTATGCCTTTGATACTTTGGTTAAAGATATAGTGACCAATGAATATTTAGCAATTTTGCAAGGGGTAAGTGTCGGCAGTTTAAGTGCGGGTAATTTTGTTTGAGCTGAACGCTTGCCATCCTATTTAATATTTTTTCCCAACTTGCACTGCGAACATAGCCTCTCATCGCTACTTTTGCTACGTGAACGTGCATCTAATTCAGGTTGCCGGCAAACCCCTCAAAATCGGCAGATTTGTCCTCTCTCTCCATTGAAGAGGGCGCACACGCTATTGCGCCCCTACAACAGTCTCTCCCCCTCAATCCGCGCAGACAAACTTAATGGAGTGGCAGCTTAGCCGTTTAGTGGGCGACCTCTTCCGCGTGGAGTTCATGGGCGTGGAGTTCGCTTTCATCCCAGGGATGTGCTTCCATTTGAGAGCGTGGGCAGGACCAATTACTCGGCAGCAAAGAAGGCCATCCCTGGCGCAATGCTTCCGGACAAATGGTATGAATGGTTAGCTGACAGTCAATCATCTGCAAGCCGGATTTTTCTGCTTGTTTTAAGCCACTTTTTAAAATCGTGTCATTTTTGAATTCAATCGTTTTATTGCACTGAATGCACACCAAATGATGGTGGTGATGCGGATACGGCTGATTGAGTTCATAGTGTTTATGGCCTTCAGCAAGCTCCAGTTCCCGCAAAAGCCCCATCCGTGCCATCAACTTCAGCGTCCGGTAGATGGTGGACAGGCTAATTGCTTCCCCACGACGTTGCAGTAGATTGTAGAGATCCTCCGCACTCAGGTGGTTGCCCCTGGGAAGATTTTGAAAGACGTGCAAAATTGTCTCTCGCTGGGGCGTCAGACGCCAGCCCCTCGAATTGAGTTCGGATTTTAGTGAAGTTGCTGTGTAGAGAGCCATAACTATCTTCCCAAATAGGTCTCTTTATTGAAAATCATAGCGATTTTTACGTCTAATTTTCAAGAAAAGAGGCTAATTGATAATGCTTCGCATTACTTAGTTGGCTCAGCAACTTGTCATTGAGGGGGCCGGCGGGTGCTGTGTTGCTGGGTGATGGAAAGAGGCTGAAGTTTTAAGGGGACACAACTGGGGGCTGAGAAGCACTGCTGTGTGGAGATTCAGCAAAATGTCATGACGTACGCATATTGGCTTGTGTTCCATTCAGCTAGAGTTGATGCCACACAATGGAGTTCTTGGACTTGGTGAACCAGATCAGAGGGCTGCCGGCTGAGTTTAACAGGTGTTCAGCATTCAATTGAAACGGGTTGAACTCGAAACAGGGTTTTGCCCAGAGCATCTACAGAACCTAAATAACCCAAAATCATCAGTGTGGCTTCATCTGTCCATGTCACAGGAAAACACAGAGGTTGAAGCCTATTGATACTGACGCAAATATTTGTAATAATTGCTTGACTTATAGACAGTAATGCATTTCTTGTCTTTAATATAAAAATTGATCACTTAGGGAAACTAGCAATAAGTTCAGCGGATAGATTGTATTTAATTGCTAAATACTTGCAATAAATTGCCGAAAATGCCTAACTTTGTCAACAAAGCTTGCAGTGAAACCAAGCGGATAGGGGTGAAGAGGGTTTAGGTTAAAGGATGAGCCGGCTAAACGCTTCCTCAACTTTTCAGGGTGTCAACTTTTCGGTGAATGGTGCGTGAAATATTCTAAATACCCAATTGCGGCGACTTCAGAACAATTGACACAAGAAATTGTTTGCGATGAAGAGGGTACAAAATAATGTGTAACGAATTCGCAGACAACAGACTGCGGCAGCGT encodes the following:
- a CDS encoding CHAT domain-containing protein; this translates as MSRLSSLHPQQLPITVPLLFEKRYIYTFSRPEQLDLILVPPQGLPIHKSVSAAKGDILLQKLKTFREEITNPLLRRNQNYKQSAIQLYQWIVAPLEHDLQALEIDTLVFAMDAGLRSLPLAALYDGEQFLVEKYNLGLIPSVNLTHMNYSSLKEAQVLAMGISEFKEFSELPAVPVEIKTVTSLRQGEILLNPDFTFNNLKSRRQAKLYQILHFATHADFQPGEAKNSYIQLWDSQLSFDQLRELKWNDPLVELLVLSACRTALGDEQVELGFAGLAVRTGVKSAIASLWYVSDEGTLGLMSEFYKHLNEFPTKAEALRRAQIAMLKGEVRREQNRLLLNSGEEIALPPQPGNFKEPMFSHPFYWAGFTLVGNPW
- a CDS encoding Calx-beta domain-containing protein encodes the protein MSKAFFNLSDLLSELNVDGSKGFVLKGNVGDKAGISVSNAGDINGDGIDDVIVGAYHADPNGNFDVGSSYVVFGSTNGFAATLNLSDLDGSNGFALYGAAVEDFSGYSVSNAGDINGDGIDDLIVGANRADPNGNFYAGSSYVVFGSRNGFAASLNLSDLDGSNGFALHGAAQSDHSGISVSNAGDINGDGIADLIVGANQADINGNYDVGSSYVVFGSRNGFAATLNLSDLDGSNGFAIYGSAAGDYSGESVSAAGDINGDGIDDLVVGAKRADYNGNFDVGSSYVVFGSSNGFAATLNLSDLDGSNGFALHGADNYDLLGESVSAAGDINGDSIDDLIVGATANSNRSGGNYVVFGSRNRFAPSLNLSDLDGSNGFALFSGIGEFNYPGESVSAAGDINGDGIDDVIVGTGGANPNGHYAAGSSYVVFGSRNGFAPLLNLSDLDGSNGFALHGVKAGDASGGSVSAAGDINGDSIDDLIVGATGAGDGTDNSAGGSYVIFGNQRPTLDLNGVDAGIDYTTNFTAGTAVAIANLATLTDNNPSLVGASVTLTNPLDGIAETLSANTAGTGITATYDSATGILTLAGNDTIANYQQVLRSITYNNTAALRNTTPRTIQCVVDDGQAHSNTNIVATTTLAVTPAADLALTQTVDKATPVSGELITYMLTVSNAGPNTLNSLSLTDIIPAGLLNPSYISSAGVYDSTTGVWTGLNLAAGENLTLNVVGRVDPNTGTLTNTASVAPPAGYVDGNAGNNTATTTLNVIPTLSISDVTLTEGNTDTVNATFTVNLSAASNQIVTANWTTANGTAIAGEDYTAASGNVTFARGETEKTLTVAVTDDFVVEASETFFVNLSNPSNTAIADIQGIATITDNDAAGITVSAISGNTSEAGDGATFSVVLNSQPTAGVTFTLTSFDARETTVSPTTLTFTSENWNLPQIVTIAGVDDAIADGNTVSTIVTEPATSADPKYNAFNPEDISITNLDNDSARVLITESGSSTNLTEGGSSDSYTVVLTTQPTTIVTLNLFADSQLNISTNSLTFTPENWQVPQSINLEAIDYLVEEGNHTGTITHTITSDDLNYSNLTLPDLVATITDKDRPAISILPTGSSPDVTEGGNLNSYSVVLTTPPKADVTINVVTDNQTTATPSLTFTPDNWNVPQTVNVAAVDDEQQIKGSHTSILRHNVSSSDVDYNGLTISDVTVTVTDNDFTSPAGTAGIRIIPPAGSVEVLEGFGEDVYKVVLESRPTAEVTLTITAGSQVKPNVQTLTFNPENWNIGQTVTVAAVEDAVVENFHNSILKYTANSLDKNYNLLSHNLTINISDNDNPGLVKNLLESAKEAGMEKDDNLTGSTRKDVLYGRAGNDLLKGNEDDDIIYGGSGSDGIAGTDGNDRLFGGDGVDMIEGGAGDDFVYADLGSDRVRGGSGNDWLSGEGGNDFLSGDAGVNTLTGGLGNDAFAISLEGGEPTIERADIITDFINDQDIIFLTGPLTFQRLHIFQGSGDYAFDTLVKDIVTNEYLAILQGVSVGSLSAGNFV
- a CDS encoding Fur family transcriptional regulator, encoding MALYTATSLKSELNSRGWRLTPQRETILHVFQNLPRGNHLSAEDLYNLLQRRGEAISLSTIYRTLKLMARMGLLRELELAEGHKHYELNQPYPHHHHHLVCIQCNKTIEFKNDTILKSGLKQAEKSGLQMIDCQLTIHTICPEALRQGWPSLLPSNWSCPRSQMEAHPWDESELHAHELHAEEVAH